The window tgcatgtgtgtgtgtgcatgtgtgtgtgtgtgtgtgtgtgtgtgcgcgtgttattctgcaaaacaaaaatagagcgAGAGGAAAATATGTGTAGGCACATGGCAATACAGTcatttgcatgcgtgcgtgcgtgtgtgcttgcgtgtgtgtgtgtgtgcgcgcgcgtgcgtgcgtgtgtgcgtgcacgtgtgcgtatgtgtccgtgcgtgtgtgcacgtgtgtgtgtgtgtgtgcgtgcgtgtggcgcGCACGCGCCCAAGCTCTTCTCAGGAGTCCGAGCAGTTAGTGTCCATAAGGACCAAGGGAAGCAGCTCACTACCAACGTCTGCCTGATCCCAGTTGTTATCTCCCTTGTTCTTTGGCTCTCCGCTGTGAGGGAAATATcgcgagacagagagggggtggaggggagagagagcggaggggaaagatggagggagaggaaggggagtgagagagggggaagagagagtgatagagagaggagagagagagggagagagaggagagagagagggagagagaggcgagagagagggagagagagggagagaaagagaggggggagagagagggatagagagaggagggagagagagggagagagaggaaagagagagagagaggagagagagggaaagtgggggaagggtgggaagggggggtggggcagagaatTGAAAAAAATTTatagtgtaacgacataaaattataatttctgcactattgtgcaatggcttacacgtataggtatttgcaatactctctcttccaccgagtcttgtatcacaagggaaaacttcgcgataggctgcccgcgagcgaggatcgccgcccgCGCAGTGCTGTAGGGCAAGAgcccaacgtccagcctacgtcgtcaagtgaccaacgtccagcctacgtcgtcaagtgaccaacgtccagcctgcgtcgtcaagtgaccaacgtccagcctacgtcgtcaagtgaccaacgtccagcctacgtcgtcaagtgaccaacgtccagcctgcgtcgtcaagtgaccaacgtccagcctacgtcgttgggcgcgcgacctaccagcatgcaccgcagccctgtgtatatatagagtctacattgtaggtttcggctttgaccttaagggtgtagacgccaataggccGTTAAACTGCAATAGGTAGGTTTCGGCGCTTTTTGTAattgagacggacagagacacagagaaatggagtcagagagagagagagagagagagacagagacagagacacagagagagacagagaagaggggcgagagagagagagatttatggaaaaagaaacgtagtgtggagagaaagggaaTTGAAGAGTGTTCCAGAGAATGAGAGCGTGATAGGGAAGGAAATACAGATGGTGCGagtgagaaggagacagacagacagccagccagacagccagacagagaatcAAATCACCAAGCCCGACGCACGCACATTCCAAAAAATAGAAACAATATCAGACATCAGCCGCGGTGGCATTGAGGACCTTTATTTCTTAATTAAATCACGCGATAGAAAGCAAACATGGATGACATGAATAATTGAAAacattcctaacacacacacacacgcacgcacgcacgcacgcacaagcagcAGGCCTCACACTATACGACACGACATTAAAAGTAGCCTATGGCTCAAAATCAGTTTGATACACAATTTAAAGATAAGCAAAAACTTTTGGAACtggatttttttctctcacagATATGGAAACTATTCTGGCAGCCTGACTATGAAACACCAAACACCAAAAATAAATAGCTAGATATgctaaaaatttatttttttttaattaagaaaaaaaagtctcgTCTTATCTAGATTAGTGCATATGAATTCATTGTAGTTACAAATGGTTACAACAAGAAAttgcaatgaaaaacaacaatcacaacaaccccccccccccccgaccctcccctgccccccctccccccaaaaaaacaaacaaacaaacaaaaaaacaagaacataaaacaacaaacaccgcCTACTCTACAAtttgtttataggtattttcaaaCCTTCGCTTGTACAATGCCACCATGAAGCATGTTGCATTCACAAAAACAATatctacaataacaacaagagtaaaaaaaaaagaaaatactggAGAAGTCAATGTTTACTGACCGATACATAACTTTCAAGAACAGTTTATATACAAATAAAACATGCATCAAAATCAACtagcgttaaaaaaagaaagaaaaagaaaatctgaaaaacaaaacaaaacaccccagcATCTATCAAAAATGAAATTTCATTTCTGAAGGAAATCATGCTAGTAGAAATGAATATTGaagaaataaaaactgaaaaagaatatTCCACTGCAAACAAAGTccattgttttctctctgtctatagaAAGCCAGTCACAAAACTAAGGATTATCGAGtaaaaacaacaccccacaaacacacacacaccaaaccccccccaacTATATCAGTCCTATTCTTCCGTTTCCGtggcgttcactcgtacgtacgaACATGGTTTTGCATTCCTggccggttccccccccccccccccccgtcacgtaggcagccatactccgttttcgaggatgCGAATGCTGAGTAAATTCTGGTTTTCACAGCCCTCCGAACACTGATatagatcacaggatctttaatgggcgcgtttgatcttctacatgcgcatacacacgaaagaggttcaggcactagcaggtctgcacataagttaaCCAGGGAGGTCGGAAAAACCCCACCAGACGCCGTgactgggattcgaacacaggtccctctgacgtccaacgctttaaccctttcaccgccaagctcgcatttatgcacaggcgtggtagaggacccacgtcactgaaaagtgaccattcattggtctgttatccatgaacctactgctcttaatgttcggtggtaggataggacatattttctatacatcgcacggggaatccccagctattcttagccactgtcttttctgtgtttacactACAAGGGAATTttatactctaaattgactggcggtgaaagggttaaccgctcggctgttgcCCTTGTCATCAGCGAGGGCTGACATAGCACTCTTTCACTATGTGGTCCAGGAAGCAAGACCTCCATCCTAACTGGTCACATCTGAATATGTTTAGGGACCAAattctcccccccgctcccctaaAAATGACAGACCTATACACACGGATTACAGTTCAGTGGTGCATTAAAACGTTGACAACACTGTCACTTGAATTTGAACGGATGTCAACGTCGAAaaaactgctgctgttactgtgttactgtgttagataaacagacagacagataatacgatagattgacagacagacagctagccaGCTAAAGACATGGATGGCGAgagtgacagtcagacagccaCAGGGAAACAGCTGGTGGAGTAGCCTATTGCATTGCGTCCCCACATCATCAatggaagcaagcaagcaaacaaacaaccaaccaatcaaaaaaagaaaaaaagaaaaaaggatacacgaataaataaataaataaatgaacaaataaataaacaaaataaacaaaggaaaaagCAGAAGCTGACGCCTGTGATGCACGTGAAGGTGGCTTCATTCAGTTGGTTTTCATCACTTTGGTCACAGGCAAGGCGGTTATCTGCACACGCAGGAAGACAGTatcacttacttactcactcactcacccatttacttacttacttactaacgGACGTACTTACTTACTAAACTACATATGGCCCATTCTGCCATCTAGTCATCAACGGCAGCCAATGATAGTATCAACAGCTGAGCAGTATCACCACATACAACTTTTCTACTGCGTTTGTTACACGAACAAACGAAGCGGCAGCTGTGTTCGTCGGCAACTGAGAAGCCGTACACATCTCGCTCATGTTAAACAAtaataccacacagacacacatgtgtacgcatacacgcagccacacacgcatgtacacacacacaaagacagacagacagacagacacacacacacacacacatatgcacgtgcaTAAACACAACCGGCGTGTGTACATCCTTGGTAGATGACACAACACCGCAAGGTGGCTCACTAAAAagataaagatagatatatagaagATAATTCAATCCCCTTAAAAATTGCGGTAAGAATAGCAACAAAGCTTCGAATCAATCCAAAcaaagaaagtacacacacacacacacacacacacacacacacacacacacaagaaggcacagatacagagagacaaaagatacgcgcgcgctcacacacacccacacccacccacacacacacaggcacacgcacacacacacacgggtacacgcacgcatacacacgcaaacacacacacgcacacacacattctctctctctctctctctctctctccctctctctcttcctccccaccacccccttaagcacccaacccacacacaagcaccctCATAGCCCAcccatacccctcctccccatcccaaatcaaccacccacacacccttcacacacaaatacacacacacacaccaagcaaaaaaccccaataaaacacaaacacacaaactcacctgcCCAATTTCCCCCACATCTCGAAGAGagggcatacacacaaacacaaacacacgaactcaCCTGCCCAACTTTCCCACACATGTcgaagagaggacacacacacacacacacacacacacacacacacacacacacacacacacgcgaacgcaccTGCCCAACTTTCACCCACATGTTGaagtgaggacacacacacaaacacacaaactcacctgcTCAATTTCCCGCACATCTCGAAGAgaggacatacacacaaacacaaacacacgaactcaACTGTTTACCTTTCCAGCACATGTcgaagacaggacacacacacacacacacacacacacacacacacacacacacacacaaactcacctgtCCAACTTTCCCTCACATCTcaaagagaggacacacacacacacacacacacacacacaaactcacctgcCCAACTTTAACCCACATGTcgaagagaggagacacacacacacacacacacacacacacacacacacacacacctgcccaacTTTCCCGCACATGTcgaagagaggacacacacacacacacaacacactaactcACCTGCCCAACTTTCCCGCACATGTCGAAGAGAGGGTAGCAGGGCCTGGGAATCCCTTCGGCGAGCACCCCGCGCTCCTGCCCGTTGACGTGCAAGTGCAGACGGTTGTCAGAGTCCAGGGACACCCCCACACGGTCCCCGCCCCGGAGGCAATTCAGCGGCGCCGTCGAGTAAAGGACGACCGCCTGTCCGCGAGCAGTCGGACAGTCAGTTTCGGTGTCAGTTTTTAGAAAcaaaattgtgttgtgttgtgttgtgtttgtgttgcgttgtgttttgttgtgttgcgttgtgtttgtatttcattgtattatgtttgtattgcgttgcgttgtgtttgtattgctttgcgttgtgtttgtattgcgttgcgttgtgttgtgtttgtattgtgttgtgtttgtatggcgttgcgttgtatttgtattgctttgcgttgtgtttgtattgcgttgcgttgtgttgtgtttgtattgtgttgtgtttgtatggcgttgcgttgtatttgtattgcgcTGCGTcgtgattgtattgtgttgtgtttgtattgcgtATGTTGTGTTTATATtgcgttttatatatatatatatatatatatatatatatatatatatatatatatatatataaatatatatatatatattttttttttatccctaaaCTATATGTCCCCATAGGCGTCaatgctttcggacaaatccatatacgctacaccacatcagcttggcagatgcctgatagcagcataacccaacgcgcttgtcaggccttgagtgcatgcttacatgttTGTGCACCTAATAgagtggggtgttgttgttgttgggtttttttttacacattattttgccagaggacaacactctcgttgccaagggttctttttcattgcgccaagtgcgtgctgcatacggaacGTCGGTTTaatttctcatccgaatgaccagacgctctgtttgagagagagagcgggattcgaactctcAGCACTGAcgggctctctgtattggcagttgtgcgtcttgaccattctgccaccttcctcctcctgaaTATAATCATAGTAAACATGATGAATGTCATGACGACGTGGCCATGACATTCAGAACATGACACATGTCATGACGACGTGGACGTGGCATTCAGAAACATGACACATGTCATGACGACGTCGACATGACATTCAAAAACATGGCACATGTCATGACGACGTGGACATGACATTCTGAAACATGTCATGACGACGTGGACATGACATTCAGAAACATGACACATGTCATGACGACGTGGACGTGACATTCAGAACATGACACATGTCATGACGACGTGACCATGACATTCAGGACATGACACATGTCATAACGACGTGGACATGACATTCAGAAACATGACACATGTCATGACGACGTGGACATGGCACTCAGAAACATGACACATGTCATGACGACGTGGACGTGACATTCAGAACATGACACATGTCATGACGACGTCGACATGACATTCAGAAACATAACACGTGTCATGACGACGTGGACATGGCATTCAGAAACATGACACATGTCATGACGACGTGGACATGAAATTCAGAACATGACAATGTCATGACGACGTGGACATGACATTCAGAACATTATAATGTCATGAGGAtgtggacatgacattcacaacaTGACAATGTCATGACGACGTGGACATGACATTCAGAACATGACACATGTCATGACGACGTGGACATGACATTCAGAACAAACACTATACCTCATCACAATTGGGGGTTTTCAGCCAGTTTCTGTTCAGGACGAAAGCCGAGTGCAGGTCGGCAGACTTGTCCGGGAGAAGGATTGTGGTGGGGTCTACCGTCACTACGCCCACCGCCAACGTTTCCAGCTTGTGTCTTCTCTTGCTTACCGTCACGTGCTGGTAGACGATCTGCACCTAAGTTGTGCGCACATACAGGCGcgaacacacatatgcgcgcgcgcacacacacacacacacacacacacacacacacacacacacacacacacacacacacacacacacacacacacacacattcagtttcagtttcaagacggCATCAGAGCATGTAGACTAATCCACATACAATTCCACACATctgctgattaaaaaaacaaatttaagaaaaaagaaaaagaaaataggcagatgcctggcctacacaaaaacccaacaagcTGGTTGGCTGGTTAATTCATTTACAGTCTGTTCCCACAAACTGGTTATTTTCGcctcaaaacaaatcaaaatgaaatagtAAAATAGTCATGAATGTGACtgattcacacacgcatgcacacgcacacacacaccatatcatattcacacagacacagacacagacacacaatcaccctgcacacattcacacagacactccatcccccccccccaccccaccccacccccactccaccacacatacacacactcatctccACCACTCCAAACAACCACACAGACCAAACACAGAGACTTCCAGACAGATCTTTCCTACCTCGTACAGAAAGTCAGTCTTCAAAGGATCCTGGGCCAAGACGATCCCGTGATTGCAGTGCAGACCAGTCTTCGTGGCCGTCTGTTGGAAGTTGCCCAGCCTAACAGCCTGGCCATGATTCTCGTGAAAGCGAAGGACTGTAGGCTGTAGGAAAACACGTTTTAATCGTGTAATATTTGAACAAGGGCTACAGTTCATAAGCTGCGCCGagtagataatatatatatatatatatatatatatatatatgtgtgtgtgtgtgtgtgtctgtgtgtgtgtatgtgtgcgtgcgtgcgtgcgtgtgtgtgtgtgtgtgtgtgtgtgtgtgtgtgtgtgtgtgtgtgtgtgtgtgtgtgtgaggggggggggtttacatTCGTTCAGGATAAACGTAAATGCATTGAACTTTTTCGTTCTTAAGCTAAGACTTTATACAACGTTGTACACAAAACCACTGTCGTGTGTGAACTGAAGGCCTTCCAAACATATAAAATGAGCCAAGATATAGATTTGTTTTCTgactaaaaagaaaaaaccccaaagaacatAAACGTTGACTGGAAAATTGTCATTTAAAACGAAATTAATTTCCACAGTCATCTTACATCATCCTGGCGCAAACTAAGTTCTTTGTGGAGCATGCACGTTTGTCTGTATCTGCGagcaacagaatgaaaaaaaaaacactactgTAATTCACTTACTGTAACGTTGCTGAAGTTGTCTGCTGGCGCGACTTGGACCTGACCAAAACTGGACAATTCTTGCTCAAATCGGGACACCGCCGCCTTGTCGAGAGTGAGCTCCAGATCAGAAAGGACCAAGGCCTCGCGCGGCAGAACGTCGATCTGGTCGAGCTCTTCCACGCGTGTCTCCAAGGCCGTAATCATTTTGTCGACGACCTCTCGGTTCTCCATCCCCTGACCCTGCCGTATGACTCCCTTGTGGGTGCGCAGCTTTCCCCGGCGCCTCAGCAGATGCTCTTTAGCTTCCTGCACTGCCGCCTTGATGTACTCGGTCTCTCTCCGCGTCTCCTCCTTCAGACCTTGCTCCCAGGTCCGGACGGACCGTTCCAAACCATGGCGAATTTCTTCGATCTCAGAAATGGCCGTGGCGGCGTAGGCGTCGGTCTTCTCCCAGTGCTGGTCCAGCGAGGCAAGAACTCTATCGATCTCCGCTTCCCCGAGGTCCAGCTTGTCCACCAGGGCTTCCAGCGACTTGCCGGCTTCTTCAGCCTTGTCGTGCAGCTCGATCAGGTCGGAGCACGCCCGGTGCTTTGTGGAGGCGCACAGCCAGCAGACGGGAGTGGCGTGAGAGGAGCAGTAGAGCCTACAGGTTTCCTGTGGGTGTGCCGCGCACACACAGGGACGTTTTGAGGCCAAGGTCTCCGCCGTGAGCGACGCCAGGTATTCGACCGCGTGGTTCTTGGACATGGACAACTTCCGGTGGCCCTTCTCGCAGGAGGAGCACAGCATGTCTCCACACTCCAGGCACAGAGCCGTGGCGGCCACATCCTCGCAGACGCAGCAGTGATGATCCTTGCTGAGCAAGCGCTCTGCCTCCACCAGCTTCTCCATGAACAGATCGGTGGGAAAGCCGTCAGCGATGGCCTCAGCTTTTGCTGCGCCTCCTTCCTGTTCCTTGGAGTGCACGATAGCGCACCGGCAGAGGGGGCAAGGGGCGTCTGCCTTGGTCTGGATCCAGGACACCAGGCAGTGACGGCAGAGGTGGTGTCCACATGGCAGCAGCTTGGGAACTGTCAGCAGTTCATGGCAGATGCTACACTCACGCTCTCCCGGCACATCCTGGGGTGAAGCCGTCGCCATGGATACAGTGAGAACAGGTGTCCTGCGTAAAAAGATTGATTAGAAATGAAACAGTAAAGCGCAGCAGATACATTGAAAAGATGGGTTTGGCTAGCGCCACCAGTTTTGAGTTATGTTTGAAGATTTCATTGATTGGttgctgattgttgttgtttttgccattcCAAGAACAGCCCGTCTTTTGTCTTGGTTGTTGGTTTGCAACTGCTTTTCTTTTAATCGTGCTTTCATGATAGAAATTTACTCCAGAGCTAATATTTCACGGCGGGTCAAATTCTCCTTCTGCACCGGCGCTGAGACTGCTGACCGAAGGAGCCTGGGTGTGGCCGTCTattgggggcgtgtgtgtgtgtgtgggagggggagggatcgtgggtgtgtgtgtgtgggggggggggggggggggggaaggggtaagcCGTGTGTGGGCATTGCCACTGAAAAGGCGTAGAAGATTAaatagtgaaaaaaacaaaacaagaacaacaaaaacgaaacaatgtTATACACAGAAAAGTCCATTCTTAAAGAAAATAGTCGtcatgggagctgcagcctacAAAAGCACACGAAACATAGTGTTCTGTGCACACATATCCTCATGGATAAAGAGGCATTATACAACATGATTCTGTTCAAACATGATATTTCATATTTCATGTGTACAATAACATATCATAAAAGgtgtatatcatatcatataatatctatctaggtaaaaaaaaaaaattctagtgcAACTGACAAAAGAAGTGGAAATTTCCaagtattaaacacacacacaccacacacacacacacacacacacacacatatatatatatatatatatatatgtataaatatatctatatatatatatatatctatatatatatatgagtgtgtgtgtttgtgggtgtgtatgtatgtgtgtgtgtgggtgggtgtgtttgtgtgtgtgtgtgtgtgtgtgtgtgtgtgtgtgtgtgtgtgtgtgtgtgtgtgtctgtgtttaaagtCTTGTTTTCATgtccctctctctacccatcaAGCTATCTTTTTTACTTTGAACTCATAATTCTCTTGTCACTGAAAtcattgtatacacacacacacacacacacacacatatatatatattaaccagacagacagacagaaagatagatattcATAAAAACCATCGTATATAAATGAAAACAGCAACCTTCATTGATTATCATTGTCATATTATGAATACTTCAGATCACTCCAATTTCTTTCACTCTTTATGATTTGGATATTGATGGAATTAGAAGTCTACATCCATTTAAATATGAAAattggcacacatgcacacaaacataactcggagacaaacacagcacaataaacaTTTTGGGAAActtatacaaccccccccccaaaaaaaaaacaacaacaacaaacaaaaaaaaaaaaaacaaacaaaaaacctgaggTCTTAGTGAAACATTTGTGAGCTTATGGTGATAATTACTTTATCATTTTTCTACAAAAACACAAAGGTCGCACATTTACATATAAAGCTAGCGGGCCTCTGTGACTGAGAACGCAGTAAGACATAGAtaagtagtcacacacacacacacacacacacatgtatctctctctctctccatatatatatatatatatatatgtgtgtgtgtgtgtgtgtgtgtgtgggtgtgtgtttgtgtgtacgcgcgagcacgcgtgcgcactgacacacaaactgtcaactaacattcttcttttattttattttcttccaaTATGTATATCACTGACTGTCCGAGTCACAacgaacacaatacaacactgcactgcactgttttcattcCCTCAGCCCAGCACGCACTCTCGTGAGCCGTGTCTAAATATAGAATCAAAACCGAAACTCGCCTCTTTAGGCGAAGTTTCCAAGAGACTCTCCGCACAAAATCGATAACTTATTGTCAAAATCGATACTACTGTCTCGTCGCTTCATAATTTTTTCATGGATAAGcagtggaggtgggtggagggggtggggatgattaTGCATTCATTCGCTACAATTCtcttcaaacaaagaaacaaacaaacggacaaacaaCAAGAACTAAAACGCCACAACATCGTGTTGCCAAAAAATACGTACAATCAGCACAGCTTGTAAACTGCTGGGTTCGCGCATTCAGCGATGAAAAACGATCTTTGATTAAGATTGCAGACAGCTCATGGCAGTCGAAAACTTGCAGCTGATGTCTTCTTTTTTAATCACTGCCTCGTCCTTTTGTGACAGTATGGCTGCGTGTCCAACTTCTTTCCTGCTTGGGTGGAAGATTATTGTCGTCTGCTCGGCGGCAATCACAACGCATGCGCTAGATTCTTCAAGTGGAGGTCAACACAGTGCTATTATCGTGTTTCCGTTTTAGACTTAGAATTCGAATGACTGTTAAAAAAGGCCGTATTTGTCATttatgctcgctctctctctctctctctctctgcgtgtgagagtttgtgtgtcacacacacacacacacacacacacacacacacacacacacacacacacacacacacacacgtacacacacacacacacacactctctct of the Babylonia areolata isolate BAREFJ2019XMU chromosome 27, ASM4173473v1, whole genome shotgun sequence genome contains:
- the LOC143301098 gene encoding uncharacterized protein LOC143301098 codes for the protein MATASPQDVPGERECSICHELLTVPKLLPCGHHLCRHCLVSWIQTKADAPCPLCRCAIVHSKEQEGGAAKAEAIADGFPTDLFMEKLVEAERLLSKDHHCCVCEDVAATALCLECGDMLCSSCEKGHRKLSMSKNHAVEYLASLTAETLASKRPCVCAAHPQETCRLYCSSHATPVCWLCASTKHRACSDLIELHDKAEEAGKSLEALVDKLDLGEAEIDRVLASLDQHWEKTDAYAATAISEIEEIRHGLERSVRTWEQGLKEETRRETEYIKAAVQEAKEHLLRRRGKLRTHKGVIRQGQGMENREVVDKMITALETRVEELDQIDVLPREALVLSDLELTLDKAAVSRFEQELSSFGQVQVAPADNFSNVTPTVLRFHENHGQAVRLGNFQQTATKTGLHCNHGIVLAQDPLKTDFLYEVQIVYQHVTVSKRRHKLETLAVGVVTVDPTTILLPDKSADLHSAFVLNRNWLKTPNCDEAVVLYSTAPLNCLRGGDRVGVSLDSDNRLHLHVNGQERGVLAEGIPRPCYPLFDMCGKVGQITALPVTKVMKTN